The Bombus vancouverensis nearcticus chromosome 9, iyBomVanc1_principal, whole genome shotgun sequence genome includes a window with the following:
- the LOC117154924 gene encoding tonsoku-like protein isoform X2 — MDIGRLIKKKKRVKRDGNLQQLAEIVKELGDVYFESDKYEDALQEYTEQLEICNILGDKLNIAVAHRMIGEIQASLGNYEEALSHQNLYLEGAKEIQNLLEEQRAYATLGRTYFCWAESQPEESERKPDALISARQAYTKSIRLCNELGDTSIDLKELMTMRARLLLNLGLVLEAEKKHQEAVDLLVKAACLCKTHNLREDFYRTQIALGGIYERNRDYDLALTHFETAIEVDNSSLKAEARFLQAELLLKIGKWTESRKILVLLYVTENLPQNLKHQVEKCLRIVATLQTTEEALTTEKDTSIKLKYYETLGDAAVAAHCFEEAVEYYRKMLMCAEEIQSDRTGAALLSLAQTLKDVGRYNEALDFARRELELCTNPREICRSALFLVDLLITIKANNKEIEEIYSLALKNAKASNDISLETSVLREHLNYLTNTNRTEEIGALSEKLDTLEKLCNDTDSESESEENNIGANICLEDLSDVEAELKVRENVKNRKRTRKTSVAIKRNEKGETQLHVACIHGNVETVEKLLESGHLTNVRDHFGWTPLHEAANHGHVEIAKLLLEYGADVNDPGSLMCQGVTPLHDAASCGNFAMMRFLIEHGANVELKTNDDDTALDCLEQWRNRVNVLSSEDQMEYDEMHKLLSAMIPMSNKRISKRSHTSSCNSKTHIDENVVIEKISAGEDYKRTIASLKHRNDPIGASLSSMKRNVNPLLNSEEVLLDDWLEDDINESINNRRCSDEHSSSMTKRKSSNGNIDVEKNLKRQKMNDQDQVIEDNECDVIEEDSNDSCSTEIRRISTERKIQKKKQQTSLLSIGFTKDSTSRSSSPVIPFNTECELTEINTIRSVILNILVDGKMFKTQIEFSNTIRPLVKEIVADIETKFYNDTGCKVKLDLKTMDGIAINCNNVFTILNEGDIVKNLACEIIELETPSIVERYGAICKNYNIDVRECILKCLKSCENTFTFRLKQEDIRKEEFISLLKTLEYQKNVQILDLSGGNLYELGKSLNDCILRLSALQELCLQGCDIDCKCLSKLEKLPPQLKFLDLSYNPLGSSSQEILFKLFTPLTQLRTLNLRYCQLCNFRFLLNNNSLVNLDISWNCFSEDEVCATLQRQLLNLNLSNTICSRDFNLVKNIFNKTDFSFVNLECLELASCELSDIDIRNILSRVSNLSKLVLKGNRKVGAQSLNLLLKYTPTLRHIDVSGCENITEFPDSEVFIEKPEICTLIVSMYPEVCDCWVHLWRGKGVVKKLPHNLTIFKPVL; from the exons atgGATATCGGAA gattaattaaaaagaagaaacgggTCAAGCGTGATGGCAACCTTCAGCAATTGGCTGAAATTGTTAAAGAGCTTGGTGACGTATACTTTGAAAGTGACAAGTATGAAGATGCTTTGCAGGAATATACAGAACAACTGGAAATTTGCAATATCTTAGGAGATAAATTAAATATAGCAGTTGCTCATAGAATGATTGGAGAAATACAGGCAAGTCTTGGCAACTACGAGGAAGCATTGAGCCATCAAAATCTTTATTTGg AAGGGGCCAAggagatacaaaatttattagaagaaCAACGAGCTTATGCAACATTAGGTAGAACATATTTTTGTTGGGCTGAAAGTCAGCCTGAAGAATCTGAAAGAAAACCTGATGCTCTTATAAGTGCAAGACAAGCGTACACGAAGAGTATACGTCTTTGCAATGA atTGGGTGATACTAGCATTGACCTAAAAGAATTAATGACAATGAGGGCACGATTGTTACTGAATTTGGGATTAGTACTAGAAGCTGAAAAAAAACACCAAGAGGCTGTTGATCTACTGGTAAAAGCTGCATGTTTATGTAAGACACACAACTTACGGGAAGATTTCTATAGAACGCAAATTGCTCTCGGAGGAATTTACGAGCGGAATCGCGATTATGATCTGGCTTTAACACATTTCGAAACTGCCATTGAAGTTGATAATTCATCTTTGAAAGCGGAAGCACGATTTCTTCAAGCAGAATTGCTTTTAAAAATAGGAAAATGGACCGAATCACGAAAAATATTAGTGCTTCTTTACGTTACGGAAAACTTACCACAAAATCTGAAGCATCAAGTAGAAAAATGTCTCAGGATAG TTGCAACATTACAAACAACTGAAGAAGCTTTAACTACAGAAAAAGATACCAGCATTAAGTTGAAATATTATGAGACATTAGGAGATGCGGCGGTGGCTGCACACTGTTTTGAGGAAGCTGTAGAATATTACAGAAAGATGCTCATGTGTGCTGAAGAAATACAAAGCGATCGCACAGGGGCAGCTTTATTAAGTTTAGCCCAAACATTGAAAGATGTCGGACGATATAACGAAGCATTGGACTTTGCTCGTAGAGAACTAGAACTATGCACAAATCCACGTGAAATATGTAGATCTGCTTTGTTCTTAGTAGATTTATTAATAACTATTAAAGCAAACAACAAAGAGATAGAAGAAATTTATAGTCTAGCCTTAAAAAATGCAAAAGCTTCCAATGATATTTCTTTAGAAACAAGTGTTTTAAGAGAACATTTGAATTATCTAACAAATACTAATAGAACAGAAGAGATAGGAGCACTTTCGGAAAAGTTAGATACATTGGAAAAATTATGTAATGATACAGATAGCGAAAGCGAATCAGAAGAAAACAATATTGGCGCAAACATTTGCTTGGAAGATTTGTCGGATGTTGAAGCAGAATTAAAAGTTagagaaaatgttaaaaatagaaaacgaacgaGAAAGACGTCGGTTGCTATAAAAAGGAACGAAAAAGGAGAAACACAACTTCATGTAGCTTGTATACATGGGAATGTTGAAACTGTAGAAAAATTATTAGAATCTGGTCATTTAACGAATGTTAGAGACCATTTTGGCTGGACTCCTCTTCATGAAGCAGCTAATCATGGTCatgttgaaattgcaaaattattattagaatATGGTGCAGATGTAAATGATCCTGGAAGTTTGATGTGCCAAGGAGTTACTCCTCTTCATGATGCAGCTTCTTGCGGCAATTTTGCCATGATGAGATTTTTAATCGAACATGGAGCAAATGTGGAACTTAAAACGAACGATGATGATACTGCACTAGATTGTCTAGAACAATGGAGGAATCGTGTTAATGTTTTATCTTCTGAAGATCAAATGGAGTATGATGAAATGCACAAATTATTGTCTGCTATGATACCAATGAGTAATAAGAGAATTTCGAAACGATCTCATACATCATCATGCAATTCAAAAACTCATATAGATGAAAATGTTGTTATAGAAAAGATCTCTGCAGGTGAAGATTATAAAAGAACTATAGCTAGCTTAAAACACAGGAATGATCCAATTGGAGCTTCTTTGTCCTCTATGAAACGAAATGTAAATCCACTTTTGAATAGTGAAGAGGTTCTTTTGGATGATTGGTTGGAAGATGATATCAATGAAAGTATAAATAATAGAAGGTGCTCTGATGAACATTCCTCCTCAATGACGAAGAGGAAATCAAGTAATggaaatattgatgttgagaaAAATTTAAAACGACAAAAAATGAATGATCAAGATCAAGTAATTGAAGATAATGAATGTGATGTAATAGAGGAGGATAGTAATGATAGTTGCAGTACTGAAATAAGACGGATTTCTACTGAACGTAAGATTCAGAAAAAAAAACAGCAAACGTCGTTGTTATCAATTGGATTTACTAAAGATTCTACTTCTCGAAGTTCCTCACCTGTAATTCCATTTAACACAGAATGTGAATTAACAGAAATCAATACTATAAGATCAGTTATTTTAAACATCCTTGTAGATGGAAAAATGTTTAAAACTCAAATAGAATTTTCGAATACAATAAGGCCATTAGTAAAAGAAATTGTAGCTGATATTGAAACTAAATTCTACAACGATACTGGATGTAAAGTAAAACTAGATCTAAAAACTATGGATGGTATTGCGATCAATTGCAATAATGTGTTCACGATATTAAATGAAGGGGATATTGTTAAAAATTTGGCATGCGAAATAATTGAGTTAGAAACTCCTTCTATTGTCGAGCGATATGGGGCGATTTGTAAAAATTACAATATAG atGTTCGAGAATGCATATTAAAGTGTTTGAAGTCATGCGAGAACACGTTTACTTTCCGGTTAAAACAAGAAGATATTAGAAAAGaagaatttatatctttattgaAAACTCTAGAATATCAAAAGAATGTTCAAATATTAGATTTATCCGGTGGTAACTTATAtgaacttggaaaatctttaaATGATTGTATTTTAAGATTGTCAGCTTTGCAAGAATTGTGCCTTCAAGGATGTGATATAGATTGTAAGTGTTTAAGTAAATTAGAGAAACTACCTCCACAACTTAAGTTTCTTGATCTCAGCTATAATCCTCTTGGATCATCAAGTCAAGAAATCTTATTCAAACTTTTCACCCCTTTAACACAGCTACGGACATTGAATTTGCGATATTGTCAATTATGtaattttcgttttcttttaaaCAACAATAGTCTAGTAAATTTAGATATTTCTTGGAACTGTTTCAGTGAAGATGAAGTCTGTGCCACTTTACAAAGACAATTACttaatttgaatttatcgaATACTATTTGTTCTAGGGATTTTAATTtggttaaaaatatttttaataaaacagaTTTTTCATTTGTTAATTTAGAATGTTTAGAGCTTGCTTCATGTGAATTATCGGATATtgatattagaaatatattGTCACGTGTATCGAATCTTTCGAAGTTGGTGCTTAAAGGAAATAGAAAAGTGGGAGCACAATCGCTgaatttattattgaaatacACACCAACACTAAGACATATCGATGTTAGTGGATGTGAGAATATTACTGAATTTCCTGATTCTGAAGTATTTATTGAAAAACCTGAGATTTGTACATTAATCGTGAGTATGTATCCAGAAGTGTGCGACTGTTGGGTTCATTTATGGCGAGGGAAGGGTGTAGTAAAGAAACTTCCGCATAATCTTACTATTTTTAAACcggtactttaa
- the LOC117154924 gene encoding tonsoku-like protein isoform X1: MDIGRLIKKKKRVKRDGNLQQLAEIVKELGDVYFESDKYEDALQEYTEQLEICNILGDKLNIAVAHRMIGEIQASLGNYEEALSHQNLYLEGAKEIQNLLEEQRAYATLGRTYFCWAESQPEESERKPDALISARQAYTKSIRLCNELGDTSIDLKELMTMRARLLLNLGLVLEAEKKHQEAVDLLVKAACLCKTHNLREDFYRTQIALGGIYERNRDYDLALTHFETAIEVDNSSLKAEARFLQAELLLKIGKWTESRKILVLLYVTENLPQNLKHQVEKCLRIVATLQTTEEALTTEKDTSIKLKYYETLGDAAVAAHCFEEAVEYYRKMLMCAEEIQSDRTGAALLSLAQTLKDVGRYNEALDFARRELELCTNPREICRSALFLVDLLITIKANNKEIEEIYSLALKNAKASNDISLETSVLREHLNYLTNTNRTEEIGALSEKLDTLEKLCNDTDSESESEENNIGANICLEDLSDVEAELKVRENVKNRKRTRKTSVAIKRNEKGETQLHVACIHGNVETVEKLLESGHLTNVRDHFGWTPLHEAANHGHVEIAKLLLEYGADVNDPGSLMCQGVTPLHDAASCGNFAMMRFLIEHGANVELKTNDDDTALDCLEQWRNRVNVLSSEDQMEYDEMHKLLSAMIPMSNKRISKRSHTSSCNSKTHIDENVVIEKISAGEDYKRTIASLKHRNDPIGASLSSMKRNVNPLLNSEEVLLDDWLEDDINESINNRRCSDEHSSSMTKRKSSNGNIDVEKNLKRQKMNDQDQVIEDNECDVIEEDSNDSCSTEIRRISTERKIQKKKQQTSLLSIGFTKDSTSRSSSPVIPFNTECELTEINTIRSVILNILVDGKMFKTQIEFSNTIRPLVKEIVADIETKFYNDTGCKVKLDLKTMDGIAINCNNVFTILNEGDIVKNLACEIIELETPSIVERYGAICKNYNIGRCFMNVRECILKCLKSCENTFTFRLKQEDIRKEEFISLLKTLEYQKNVQILDLSGGNLYELGKSLNDCILRLSALQELCLQGCDIDCKCLSKLEKLPPQLKFLDLSYNPLGSSSQEILFKLFTPLTQLRTLNLRYCQLCNFRFLLNNNSLVNLDISWNCFSEDEVCATLQRQLLNLNLSNTICSRDFNLVKNIFNKTDFSFVNLECLELASCELSDIDIRNILSRVSNLSKLVLKGNRKVGAQSLNLLLKYTPTLRHIDVSGCENITEFPDSEVFIEKPEICTLIVSMYPEVCDCWVHLWRGKGVVKKLPHNLTIFKPVL; encoded by the exons atgGATATCGGAA gattaattaaaaagaagaaacgggTCAAGCGTGATGGCAACCTTCAGCAATTGGCTGAAATTGTTAAAGAGCTTGGTGACGTATACTTTGAAAGTGACAAGTATGAAGATGCTTTGCAGGAATATACAGAACAACTGGAAATTTGCAATATCTTAGGAGATAAATTAAATATAGCAGTTGCTCATAGAATGATTGGAGAAATACAGGCAAGTCTTGGCAACTACGAGGAAGCATTGAGCCATCAAAATCTTTATTTGg AAGGGGCCAAggagatacaaaatttattagaagaaCAACGAGCTTATGCAACATTAGGTAGAACATATTTTTGTTGGGCTGAAAGTCAGCCTGAAGAATCTGAAAGAAAACCTGATGCTCTTATAAGTGCAAGACAAGCGTACACGAAGAGTATACGTCTTTGCAATGA atTGGGTGATACTAGCATTGACCTAAAAGAATTAATGACAATGAGGGCACGATTGTTACTGAATTTGGGATTAGTACTAGAAGCTGAAAAAAAACACCAAGAGGCTGTTGATCTACTGGTAAAAGCTGCATGTTTATGTAAGACACACAACTTACGGGAAGATTTCTATAGAACGCAAATTGCTCTCGGAGGAATTTACGAGCGGAATCGCGATTATGATCTGGCTTTAACACATTTCGAAACTGCCATTGAAGTTGATAATTCATCTTTGAAAGCGGAAGCACGATTTCTTCAAGCAGAATTGCTTTTAAAAATAGGAAAATGGACCGAATCACGAAAAATATTAGTGCTTCTTTACGTTACGGAAAACTTACCACAAAATCTGAAGCATCAAGTAGAAAAATGTCTCAGGATAG TTGCAACATTACAAACAACTGAAGAAGCTTTAACTACAGAAAAAGATACCAGCATTAAGTTGAAATATTATGAGACATTAGGAGATGCGGCGGTGGCTGCACACTGTTTTGAGGAAGCTGTAGAATATTACAGAAAGATGCTCATGTGTGCTGAAGAAATACAAAGCGATCGCACAGGGGCAGCTTTATTAAGTTTAGCCCAAACATTGAAAGATGTCGGACGATATAACGAAGCATTGGACTTTGCTCGTAGAGAACTAGAACTATGCACAAATCCACGTGAAATATGTAGATCTGCTTTGTTCTTAGTAGATTTATTAATAACTATTAAAGCAAACAACAAAGAGATAGAAGAAATTTATAGTCTAGCCTTAAAAAATGCAAAAGCTTCCAATGATATTTCTTTAGAAACAAGTGTTTTAAGAGAACATTTGAATTATCTAACAAATACTAATAGAACAGAAGAGATAGGAGCACTTTCGGAAAAGTTAGATACATTGGAAAAATTATGTAATGATACAGATAGCGAAAGCGAATCAGAAGAAAACAATATTGGCGCAAACATTTGCTTGGAAGATTTGTCGGATGTTGAAGCAGAATTAAAAGTTagagaaaatgttaaaaatagaaaacgaacgaGAAAGACGTCGGTTGCTATAAAAAGGAACGAAAAAGGAGAAACACAACTTCATGTAGCTTGTATACATGGGAATGTTGAAACTGTAGAAAAATTATTAGAATCTGGTCATTTAACGAATGTTAGAGACCATTTTGGCTGGACTCCTCTTCATGAAGCAGCTAATCATGGTCatgttgaaattgcaaaattattattagaatATGGTGCAGATGTAAATGATCCTGGAAGTTTGATGTGCCAAGGAGTTACTCCTCTTCATGATGCAGCTTCTTGCGGCAATTTTGCCATGATGAGATTTTTAATCGAACATGGAGCAAATGTGGAACTTAAAACGAACGATGATGATACTGCACTAGATTGTCTAGAACAATGGAGGAATCGTGTTAATGTTTTATCTTCTGAAGATCAAATGGAGTATGATGAAATGCACAAATTATTGTCTGCTATGATACCAATGAGTAATAAGAGAATTTCGAAACGATCTCATACATCATCATGCAATTCAAAAACTCATATAGATGAAAATGTTGTTATAGAAAAGATCTCTGCAGGTGAAGATTATAAAAGAACTATAGCTAGCTTAAAACACAGGAATGATCCAATTGGAGCTTCTTTGTCCTCTATGAAACGAAATGTAAATCCACTTTTGAATAGTGAAGAGGTTCTTTTGGATGATTGGTTGGAAGATGATATCAATGAAAGTATAAATAATAGAAGGTGCTCTGATGAACATTCCTCCTCAATGACGAAGAGGAAATCAAGTAATggaaatattgatgttgagaaAAATTTAAAACGACAAAAAATGAATGATCAAGATCAAGTAATTGAAGATAATGAATGTGATGTAATAGAGGAGGATAGTAATGATAGTTGCAGTACTGAAATAAGACGGATTTCTACTGAACGTAAGATTCAGAAAAAAAAACAGCAAACGTCGTTGTTATCAATTGGATTTACTAAAGATTCTACTTCTCGAAGTTCCTCACCTGTAATTCCATTTAACACAGAATGTGAATTAACAGAAATCAATACTATAAGATCAGTTATTTTAAACATCCTTGTAGATGGAAAAATGTTTAAAACTCAAATAGAATTTTCGAATACAATAAGGCCATTAGTAAAAGAAATTGTAGCTGATATTGAAACTAAATTCTACAACGATACTGGATGTAAAGTAAAACTAGATCTAAAAACTATGGATGGTATTGCGATCAATTGCAATAATGTGTTCACGATATTAAATGAAGGGGATATTGTTAAAAATTTGGCATGCGAAATAATTGAGTTAGAAACTCCTTCTATTGTCGAGCGATATGGGGCGATTTGTAAAAATTACAATATAGGTAGATGTTTTATGA atGTTCGAGAATGCATATTAAAGTGTTTGAAGTCATGCGAGAACACGTTTACTTTCCGGTTAAAACAAGAAGATATTAGAAAAGaagaatttatatctttattgaAAACTCTAGAATATCAAAAGAATGTTCAAATATTAGATTTATCCGGTGGTAACTTATAtgaacttggaaaatctttaaATGATTGTATTTTAAGATTGTCAGCTTTGCAAGAATTGTGCCTTCAAGGATGTGATATAGATTGTAAGTGTTTAAGTAAATTAGAGAAACTACCTCCACAACTTAAGTTTCTTGATCTCAGCTATAATCCTCTTGGATCATCAAGTCAAGAAATCTTATTCAAACTTTTCACCCCTTTAACACAGCTACGGACATTGAATTTGCGATATTGTCAATTATGtaattttcgttttcttttaaaCAACAATAGTCTAGTAAATTTAGATATTTCTTGGAACTGTTTCAGTGAAGATGAAGTCTGTGCCACTTTACAAAGACAATTACttaatttgaatttatcgaATACTATTTGTTCTAGGGATTTTAATTtggttaaaaatatttttaataaaacagaTTTTTCATTTGTTAATTTAGAATGTTTAGAGCTTGCTTCATGTGAATTATCGGATATtgatattagaaatatattGTCACGTGTATCGAATCTTTCGAAGTTGGTGCTTAAAGGAAATAGAAAAGTGGGAGCACAATCGCTgaatttattattgaaatacACACCAACACTAAGACATATCGATGTTAGTGGATGTGAGAATATTACTGAATTTCCTGATTCTGAAGTATTTATTGAAAAACCTGAGATTTGTACATTAATCGTGAGTATGTATCCAGAAGTGTGCGACTGTTGGGTTCATTTATGGCGAGGGAAGGGTGTAGTAAAGAAACTTCCGCATAATCTTACTATTTTTAAACcggtactttaa
- the LOC117154924 gene encoding tonsoku-like protein isoform X4 — translation MDIGRLIKKKKRVKRDGNLQQLAEIVKELGDVYFESDKYEDALQEYTEQLEICNILGDKLNIAVAHRMIGEIQASLGNYEEALSHQNLYLEGAKEIQNLLEEQRAYATLGRTYFCWAESQPEESERKPDALISARQAYTKSIRLCNELGDTSIDLKELMTMRARLLLNLGLVLEAEKKHQEAVDLLVKAACLCKTHNLREDFYRTQIALGGIYERNRDYDLALTHFETAIEVDNSSLKAEARFLQAELLLKIGKWTESRKILVLLYVTENLPQNLKHQVEKCLRIVATLQTTEEALTTEKDTSIKLKYYETLGDAAVAAHCFEEAVEYYRKMLMCAEEIQSDRTGAALLSLAQTLKDVGRYNEALDFARRELELCTNPREICRSALFLVDLLITIKANNKEIEEIYSLALKNAKASNDISLETSVLREHLNYLTNTNRTEEIGALSEKLDTLEKLCNDTDSESESEENNIGANICLEDLSDVEAELKVRENVKNRKRTRKTSVAIKRNEKGETQLHVACIHGNVETVEKLLESGHLTNVRDHFGWTPLHEAANHGHVEIAKLLLEYGADVNDPGSLMCQGVTPLHDAASCGNFAMMRFLIEHGANVELKTNDDDTALDCLEQWRNRVNVLSSEDQMEYDEMHKLLSAMIPMSNKRISKRSHTSSCNSKTHIDENVVIEKISAGEDYKRTIASLKHRNDPIGASLSSMKRNVNPLLNSEEVLLDDWLEDDINESINNRRCSDEHSSSMTKRKSSNGNIDVEKNLKRQKMNDQDQVIEDNECDVIEEDSNDSCSTEIRRISTERKIQKKKQQTSLLSIGFTKDSTSRSSSPVIPFNTECELTEINTIRSVILNILVDGKMFKTQIEFSNTIRPLVKEIVADIETKFYNDTGCKVKLDLKTMDGIAINCNNVFTILNEGDIVKNLACEIIELETPSIVERYGAICKNYNIGRCFMNVRECILKCLKSCENTFTFRLKQEDIRKEEFISLLKTLEYQKNVQILDLSGGNLYELGKSLNDCILRLSALQELCLQGCDID, via the exons atgGATATCGGAA gattaattaaaaagaagaaacgggTCAAGCGTGATGGCAACCTTCAGCAATTGGCTGAAATTGTTAAAGAGCTTGGTGACGTATACTTTGAAAGTGACAAGTATGAAGATGCTTTGCAGGAATATACAGAACAACTGGAAATTTGCAATATCTTAGGAGATAAATTAAATATAGCAGTTGCTCATAGAATGATTGGAGAAATACAGGCAAGTCTTGGCAACTACGAGGAAGCATTGAGCCATCAAAATCTTTATTTGg AAGGGGCCAAggagatacaaaatttattagaagaaCAACGAGCTTATGCAACATTAGGTAGAACATATTTTTGTTGGGCTGAAAGTCAGCCTGAAGAATCTGAAAGAAAACCTGATGCTCTTATAAGTGCAAGACAAGCGTACACGAAGAGTATACGTCTTTGCAATGA atTGGGTGATACTAGCATTGACCTAAAAGAATTAATGACAATGAGGGCACGATTGTTACTGAATTTGGGATTAGTACTAGAAGCTGAAAAAAAACACCAAGAGGCTGTTGATCTACTGGTAAAAGCTGCATGTTTATGTAAGACACACAACTTACGGGAAGATTTCTATAGAACGCAAATTGCTCTCGGAGGAATTTACGAGCGGAATCGCGATTATGATCTGGCTTTAACACATTTCGAAACTGCCATTGAAGTTGATAATTCATCTTTGAAAGCGGAAGCACGATTTCTTCAAGCAGAATTGCTTTTAAAAATAGGAAAATGGACCGAATCACGAAAAATATTAGTGCTTCTTTACGTTACGGAAAACTTACCACAAAATCTGAAGCATCAAGTAGAAAAATGTCTCAGGATAG TTGCAACATTACAAACAACTGAAGAAGCTTTAACTACAGAAAAAGATACCAGCATTAAGTTGAAATATTATGAGACATTAGGAGATGCGGCGGTGGCTGCACACTGTTTTGAGGAAGCTGTAGAATATTACAGAAAGATGCTCATGTGTGCTGAAGAAATACAAAGCGATCGCACAGGGGCAGCTTTATTAAGTTTAGCCCAAACATTGAAAGATGTCGGACGATATAACGAAGCATTGGACTTTGCTCGTAGAGAACTAGAACTATGCACAAATCCACGTGAAATATGTAGATCTGCTTTGTTCTTAGTAGATTTATTAATAACTATTAAAGCAAACAACAAAGAGATAGAAGAAATTTATAGTCTAGCCTTAAAAAATGCAAAAGCTTCCAATGATATTTCTTTAGAAACAAGTGTTTTAAGAGAACATTTGAATTATCTAACAAATACTAATAGAACAGAAGAGATAGGAGCACTTTCGGAAAAGTTAGATACATTGGAAAAATTATGTAATGATACAGATAGCGAAAGCGAATCAGAAGAAAACAATATTGGCGCAAACATTTGCTTGGAAGATTTGTCGGATGTTGAAGCAGAATTAAAAGTTagagaaaatgttaaaaatagaaaacgaacgaGAAAGACGTCGGTTGCTATAAAAAGGAACGAAAAAGGAGAAACACAACTTCATGTAGCTTGTATACATGGGAATGTTGAAACTGTAGAAAAATTATTAGAATCTGGTCATTTAACGAATGTTAGAGACCATTTTGGCTGGACTCCTCTTCATGAAGCAGCTAATCATGGTCatgttgaaattgcaaaattattattagaatATGGTGCAGATGTAAATGATCCTGGAAGTTTGATGTGCCAAGGAGTTACTCCTCTTCATGATGCAGCTTCTTGCGGCAATTTTGCCATGATGAGATTTTTAATCGAACATGGAGCAAATGTGGAACTTAAAACGAACGATGATGATACTGCACTAGATTGTCTAGAACAATGGAGGAATCGTGTTAATGTTTTATCTTCTGAAGATCAAATGGAGTATGATGAAATGCACAAATTATTGTCTGCTATGATACCAATGAGTAATAAGAGAATTTCGAAACGATCTCATACATCATCATGCAATTCAAAAACTCATATAGATGAAAATGTTGTTATAGAAAAGATCTCTGCAGGTGAAGATTATAAAAGAACTATAGCTAGCTTAAAACACAGGAATGATCCAATTGGAGCTTCTTTGTCCTCTATGAAACGAAATGTAAATCCACTTTTGAATAGTGAAGAGGTTCTTTTGGATGATTGGTTGGAAGATGATATCAATGAAAGTATAAATAATAGAAGGTGCTCTGATGAACATTCCTCCTCAATGACGAAGAGGAAATCAAGTAATggaaatattgatgttgagaaAAATTTAAAACGACAAAAAATGAATGATCAAGATCAAGTAATTGAAGATAATGAATGTGATGTAATAGAGGAGGATAGTAATGATAGTTGCAGTACTGAAATAAGACGGATTTCTACTGAACGTAAGATTCAGAAAAAAAAACAGCAAACGTCGTTGTTATCAATTGGATTTACTAAAGATTCTACTTCTCGAAGTTCCTCACCTGTAATTCCATTTAACACAGAATGTGAATTAACAGAAATCAATACTATAAGATCAGTTATTTTAAACATCCTTGTAGATGGAAAAATGTTTAAAACTCAAATAGAATTTTCGAATACAATAAGGCCATTAGTAAAAGAAATTGTAGCTGATATTGAAACTAAATTCTACAACGATACTGGATGTAAAGTAAAACTAGATCTAAAAACTATGGATGGTATTGCGATCAATTGCAATAATGTGTTCACGATATTAAATGAAGGGGATATTGTTAAAAATTTGGCATGCGAAATAATTGAGTTAGAAACTCCTTCTATTGTCGAGCGATATGGGGCGATTTGTAAAAATTACAATATAGGTAGATGTTTTATGA atGTTCGAGAATGCATATTAAAGTGTTTGAAGTCATGCGAGAACACGTTTACTTTCCGGTTAAAACAAGAAGATATTAGAAAAGaagaatttatatctttattgaAAACTCTAGAATATCAAAAGAATGTTCAAATATTAGATTTATCCGGTGGTAACTTATAtgaacttggaaaatctttaaATGATTGTATTTTAAGATTGTCAGCTTTGCAAGAATTGTGCCTTCAAGGATGTGATATAGATT AA